From a single Phacochoerus africanus isolate WHEZ1 chromosome 11, ROS_Pafr_v1, whole genome shotgun sequence genomic region:
- the LOC125111618 gene encoding olfactory receptor 51F1-like → MLQIQDNLEISGNSTSKAPTFLLTGIPGLESIHTCISIPFCCLYTAALSGNGMILLVVITQRRLHEPMYYFLSMLSAADLGLTVSTMSTTLGIFWFDATEISLDACILQMFFLHGFTAAESGVLVAMAFDRCVAICDPLRYTAILTNDRIIQVGFLMALRSAVVVVPLLLLLKPLRFCGGNVLSHSYCYHPDVIKLACSDTRANSVCGLAALLLTSGVDTPCIVLSYILILRSVLRIASPQERHKAFSTCVSHIGAVAVFYIPMASLSLAHRFGQATPKVVHSLMADVYLLLPPVLNPIIYSVKTQQIRKAVLSLLLTQ, encoded by the coding sequence ATGCTACAAATTCAGGACAACCTGGAGATCTCAGGTAACTCGACATCTAAAGCTCCAACGTTCTTGCTGACTGGCATCCCTGGCCTAGAGTCCATCCATACCTGCATCTCCATTCCCTTCTGCTGTCTCTACACCGCTGCCCTCTCTGGGAACGGCATGATCCTGCTTGTCGTCATTACCCAGCGGCGTCTCCACGAGCCCATGTACTATTTCCTCTCCATGCTCTCCGCTGCTGACCTGGGCTTGACCGTTTCGACAATGTCAACAACGTTAGGTATCTTCTGGTTCGACGCAACTGAAATAAGCCTGGACGCCTGCATCCTCCAGATGTTTTTTCTTCATGGGTTTACCGCCGCAGAATCGGGGGTGCTGGTGGCTATGGCCTTTGACCGCTGCGTGGCCATCTGTGACCCTCTGAGGTACACCGCCATTCTCACCAATGACAGAATCATCCAGGTGGGCTTTCTAATGGCTCTACGCTCTGCGGTAGTAGTAGTACCACTGCTTTTGCTCCTTAAGCCTCTCCGTTTTTGTGGAGGAAATGTCCTCTCCCACTCCTACTGCTATCAcccagatgtgattaaattagcATGTTCAGATACTCGGGCCAACAGCGTCTGTGGATTAGCGGCTCTCCTCCTGACCTCAGGAGTAGATACGCCATGCATTGTCCTGTCGTATATCTTGATCCTTCGCTCTGTCCTCCGCATCGCCTCTCCTCAAGAACGACACAAGGCCTTTAGCACGTGTGTCTCCCACATCGGAGCAGTTGCGGTTTTCTACATCCCCATGGCGAGCTTGTCCTTGGCGCATCGCTTTGGCCAAGCCACACCTAAAGTGGTCCATTCTCTGATGGCCGACGTATACCTGCTTTTGCCCCCTGTGCTCAACCCCATCATCTATAGTGTAAAAACACAACAGATTCGAAAGGCTGTACTCAGTCTTCTCCTTACACAATAG